A single window of Rhodamnia argentea isolate NSW1041297 chromosome 5, ASM2092103v1, whole genome shotgun sequence DNA harbors:
- the LOC115753100 gene encoding notchless protein homolog, whose product MEVEAEKRDVNSVMSQLVDPEGATLGPPMYLPQDVGPQQLQQMVNKLLNNEEKLPYTFYISDQELVVPLESYLQKNKVSVEKVLSIVYQPQAIFRIRPVNRCSATIAGHSEAVLSVAFSPDGKQLASGSGDTSVRLWDLNTQTPMFTCQGHKNWVLSIAWSPDGKHLVSGSKAGELQCWDPLTGQPSGNPLVGHKKWITGISWEPVHLSSPCRRFVSSSKDGDARVWDITLRRCVICLSGHTLAVTCVKWGGDGVIYTGSQDCTIKVWETSQGKLIRELKGHGHWVNSLALSTEYVLRTGAFDHTGKQYSSSEEMKQVALERYKKMKANAPERLVSGSDDFTMFLWEPSVSKHPKTRMTGHQQLVNHVYFSPDGQWVASASFDKSVKLWNGITGKFVAAFRGHVGPVYQISWSADSRLLLSGSKDSTLKIWDIRTKKLKQDLPGHADEVFAVDWSPDGEKVASGGKDKVLKLWMG is encoded by the exons ATGGAGGTGGAAGCAGAGAAGAGAGATGTTAACAGCGTGATGAGCCAGTTGGTGGATCCAGAAGGAGCAACATTAGGTCCTCCCATGTACCTTCCTCAGGATGTTGGCCCTCAACAACTTCAACAGATGGTCAATAAGCTCCTCAATAAC GAGGAGAAATTGCCGTATACGTTTTACATATCGGACCAGGAGCTCGTTGTGCCTCTTGAATCTTACTTACAGAAGAACAAAG TTTCTGTGGAGAAGGTCTTGTCCATTGTCTATCAGCCACAAGCCATTTTCCGAATTCGTCCTGTAAATCGTTGTTCAGCAACAATTGCTG GTCATTCAGAAGCTGTTCTTTCTGTGGCCTTTAGTCCTGACGGTAAACAACTGGCTAGTGGTTCAGGAGATACGTCAGTCCGATTGTGGGACCTAAATACCCAGACTCCAATGTTTACTTGCCAAG GGCACAAGAACTGGGTCCTCAGTATTGCATGGTCACCTGATGGTAAGCATCTTGTAAGTGGAAGCAAGGCAGGGGAACTCCAATGTTGGGATCCATTGACAGGGCAGCCATCAGGCAATCCGCTTGTT GGCCATAAGAAATGGATCACAGGTATATCTTGGGAACCGGTGCATCTGAGTTCACCGTGCCGTCGCTTTGTGAGTTCTAGTAAAGATGGTGATGCACGTGTATGGGACATAACGCTAAGAAGATGTGTTATATGTCTGAGCGGTCACACTCTAGCTGTTACATGTGTAAAGTGGGGAGGAGATGGTGTCATATACACTGG CTCCCAAGACTGTACAATCAAAGTCTGGGAAACTTCCCAGGGGAAGCTGATTAGGGAATTGAAG GGTCATGGACACTGGGTTAACTCCCTTGCTCTGAGCACAGAGTATGTTCTTCGGACTGGAGCTTTTGATCACACTGGAAAACAGTATTCATCTTCTGAAGAAATGAAGCAA GTTGCTTTAGAAAggtacaaaaaaatgaaagccaATGCCCCTGAAAGATTGGTCTCTGGATCTGATGATTTTACCATGTTTTTATGGGAACCGTCTGTCAGCAAGCACCCAAAAACACGAATGACCGGTCATCAACAG CTTGTGAATCATGTCTATTTTTCACCTGATGGGCAATGGGTGGCTAGTGCTTCGTTTGATAAATCTGTGAAGTTGTGGAATGGTATTACTGGGAAGTTTGTTGCTGCATTCAGGGGACATGTCGGGCCTGTTTATCAGATAAG TTGGTCCGCAGACAGTAGACTTCTTTTAAGTGGGAGCAAAGACTCTACTCTGAAG ATCTGGGATATTCGCACGAAGAAGTTGAAACAAGACCTTCCAGGTCATGCCGATGAG GTTTTTGCGGTCGATTGGAGTCCAGATGGTGAGAAAGTAGCTTCTGGTGGTAAAGATAAGGTGTTGAAGCTatggatggggtaa